The genomic interval CAGAGTTCTTTCACATGTTTTATCTCTATAGTTGTATTTTTCCAGCTCACTGGGTTGCTatgattacaaatgataaaactTTTACTAACATACAGTGAGAGGAAAGGAAACGTGTCTCcagatgttttcttttccatcatATCACAATTATCATTGTAGCAGTGAGAGGTTACTGAGAGATTCTGAGCTTCACAGGTGAGAGACACATTACAGGTGTCATTACTTTGGAGAGAAGCAGTAAGGACTGGTTTCTCCACTGGAtctgagatacacacatacacatgcattacTGTACTGCTattcagtgcacacacacacaaaattaattattactcaTTACTTGTCTGATAAGAACAATATTATTGTATCAGTAATGCATTTTGGCATTAAGACTTACCCAACACCTTTAACTGGTACGTAGCGACAGTTACAATGCGCTCCCCAAATGCTTTTGCTTCATAGATTCCACTATCATTCTTCTGTAGGTTCTTCAGTGTCAGACTGTAGGTTTCCTCATTGAACTCCACCCTTTCTTTATATTCTTCAGGTACTATAGGCTGGGAATTTCTAATATGTCTCACAatgttaatgtctttttttttaaatgtccagAAAAGAATAGAGGACTTATCCAAATGTTCTTGTATGTCCAGTTGTACAGAACTGTTAACCAGCTTaaaaacatcatcacacactgtaagaAAAGAGCAAATATATACTATTTCATTATACTCTTATAacttgtattatatatttattttatgttacattcatttattgtcaggatccagccagGACTTTTGgatatgtgcttttgtttatgttctgtgtcacgtgtctgtcGCAAAATGCCGCACTGCTCTTAAAGGAGCCACAACATATTTCACCCGTTACAGATTTCCCCTGGCCAAAAAAAGAAGCTGCCCTCAGCCATACACAGCAAAAGAAACACCTCCACTTAATAACCCTTCACACATGACTGAGTCGAAAAGTTAAAAGGCAGAGAAATAGATGATGCACAACCAGTAcaagcatacagtacatgttagtACAGTGTACATTAGATAGTACAGTGTACAGAAATTTGCCAGATATAAACAAAGAAcacagaacaagaacaaacacactga from Tachysurus vachellii isolate PV-2020 chromosome 1, HZAU_Pvac_v1, whole genome shotgun sequence carries:
- the LOC132846570 gene encoding CD48 antigen-like isoform X4; this translates as MATAIQLVFFLYILVPFTVCDDVFKLVNSSVQLDIQEHLDKSSILFWTFKKKDINIVRHIRNSQPIVPEEYKERVEFNEETYSLTLKNLQKNDSGIYEAKAFGERIVTVATYQLKVLDPVEKPVLTASLQSNDTCNVSLTCEAQNLSVTSHCYNDNCDMMEKKTSGDTFPFLSLYVSKSFIICNHSNPVSWKNTTIEIKHVKELCPPEGVSMHTYCLV
- the LOC132846570 gene encoding CD48 antigen-like isoform X3, which translates into the protein MAMAMQLVFFLYMLVPITVCDDVFKLVNSSVQLDIQEHLDKSSILFWTFKKKDINIVRHIRNSQPIVPEEYKERVEFNEETYSLTLKNLQKNDSGIYEAKAFGERIVTVATYQLKVLDPVEKPVLTASLQSNDTCNVSLTCEAQNLSVTSHCYNDNCDMMEKKTSGDTFPFLSLYVSKSFIICNHSNPVSWKNTTIEIKHVKELCPPEGVSMHTYCLV